In the genome of Etheostoma cragini isolate CJK2018 chromosome 5, CSU_Ecrag_1.0, whole genome shotgun sequence, the window AAACCTTTTCAGatcttttataaataaataaataagcacaCTGTTTATTTCCAACATCTCTGATGACCAATCCTGGGTTCAAAATAGCTTCAACAATTAGGGCTGGGCACCAAATGAAATACTCCGATCCTATAAGTATTACATTATTTATCTTTCGGTACCTGAAAGCGTGTAATCGCAAGCTTATCTGACCTCTCTGCATGTTGATCGACGGCAGagctccgacacacacacacacacacacacacacacacccacacgcagaGGTGCGGACGGAGTAAACTTGAGCAAACTACATCAgctctgcagttttgttgtcacaagtcacagtgagtcatgGCAATGCCGATGAAGTGGTTACAGTTATTCAAAACTTCACGCAGACAGCGATGTATAAATAGTGAGGCGAAAGCGGTCTCGGTGCtgttgacgttccacttcctcTGAGACGAGCAGGCACAACAGTGGTTCTATGCCCTGGTGACTGGCTGAGGTTGTAacgcaaggcaactttatttctacaacACCTTTCAGCAATAAGGCAATTCAATTACATTCCTTTGCATTTTAGTTAGTTCAACATTAGCCTGTACACAAGgtcatttgtttctctttttcagttatttttggcCCAGTTAGAATTGATAACAATCCTGATTATCTGTCTGGTGCACCCCTATCCAAAAGGACAGCCAGTGTTACTAATGTTACTCTGAGTGAGCAGTGTGAACAAAGTTTTGGTAACTGTTAAATATTTgaaagagactttttttttttttcataatacagAATTAAGCATTTAAATGCAGTTATGTAGCCCCTCCGTGCTGCAAACTTTGAACAGGTTATTGAATTAAATAGAAAAGCGTAAGCAGTAATGAATGAGGCAGAATAAGAAAAAGACTTATCACTGTACAAACTTTATTTTAGTGATGTCAATCCTGGTTTTTATTCatctaaataaactaaactttACGTCCCACGCGTAGACTTCGCTGCAGAGCCGGCAGATCCGCCCGCCCAAAGGCCAGCTGAGCTCCATGTTCTGGGGCTcctgatggaggaggaggagccgtGTTGGATGTTGCTGCATGACGCCATTTAGGACTGAATGAGGCAGAGAGGAGGCTGTGGTCTGATACTGAGAAACTGAGTCCTTTGTGGCGGGACGGAGACTTGAGTCAGTGATCCCAGGGAGGAACGGTCGGAGCTGCTACTGGAGGAAGATGGTTGTTCACCTCTGTTGAACTTCGAAGTAACGCAGCTTCTAAGGCTAGTACAAATAATGCCAGCTTCATTTGATGGACAAGGACACAGTGGAGGACATTGACCGTTTAATggaaaaatattataaattgaTTAATTCTACATAATCTGCTTAAATGGTTTTCTACATCTTATGGCTTTAGAATATAGTTCCAAAAAAAAGTCCAGGTTTCTCTTTAAGGTGGTAATTATGTTGAGATGTAAATGTTCAGGCTGAATGCTAGCAAATTGAAACATTTCTCTAGTGTTcaagaacaaaatgttgaagttttatttttgttagtttattATGCCGGCAGGGAGGGAGaagcttttactcttaattggtcactgtttttatttgaacagtCAACGTACAAATCAAAATTGTGTTGAAGGATGTGAACTTCtttaccatttgtttttaaaattccaCCATGTGGAGCAAAGATGTGTTGGGTCTGAGCTGTTGAATCATTGTAGATGAAGTTTTAAAGATTAGTAATGtgtataaatgaggtttaactGATGAACAGCATTAGTTAATATTTTCTAAGACACAAATGATTTGTCATGTTGAAACATATCTTAGCATGATTGCACTTTAAAGTAAATTGAGTCATTAAGGAGCAGGGGTCTGATTATATGAAATTTCGATTATACAGGTGTATTAGATTGTAATCTTCATCCATAAACCAAATGTCTGAAATTAAACCTCAGTTTGGATACTTCTAATCCTGTTAGTGATCTGTTGTTTCTGATATGTTGTACTTAAAACACAACTCTaggtttcattttttattttcaactatGCACATGAGTTGGTTCAATACAATTAATATGCAGTTTACATATTAAGTACATTCAAACTGGCAGTTCACCAGTTCTTACATTTTAGCTTAAAGAGAACACCAGCAGAAGAGCCTATCGAGTTCGCTGCCAGACTGATCCTGCATCAGTTCCAGAGAAACAATCACCTGAAAGAAACGAGAGATCTCATGGTACCTGTAACCCCTTTTATTCCAGACAGAGCGGTGATGATCTGAATGTGTctgctttaaattaaatgaatttagctgatttttttcataaatataaGCTTGTAAGTACTTGCAGGAACAACATCTTTGGTTGACAACCACTGAAATAAACCAtgttaattaaacaaaattatACAGTACTGTGTGAAATAGCATTTTTGTGACACCATTAAAGgcctgtaaatgtgtaaaactcaTTCTACACATCTGCATGGAAACTCTGTAGCCTGTCTTAAAGGAACAATACACTGTTTTCCCCATCCCATAAAGCAAAACTGTGCAGGAAGTTGTTAGAATTGCTTTATCAAAAGGTATGActaacaatttgttttgtttgtattctgaaaatatgactttatggtgttaaatgttttgtttgcattgtttCAGTTCCCACAGTTAACCAGTAGAGGTCAGTAAAATGCcctaaaataaacagatttgaGCAGCTTGGTTATTAAAGGGTAAAATGATCTAGTTGCATACAGTATTTTGGTGTGTGAtctctttattttcataaatgtcTGCAGTTAACAGGTTTACACGCATGTGTTTCtatctggggaaaaaaaactattgtcaaaccattttacaatttttgcaGGACTTCTTGCTTCCTGCCACCGGTCACTGACTGTCTTGGCTGTTTATTGTTCAGTCTTTTTGAGGCTGGAATCTCGGTGTTGTGCGGTCTCCTTCTTTCACCGGTTTGCCTCCAGTTAAGTTTCAGTGCTGTCGGCCCTCGTGATTAAGCGACGCCCTCTCCATCCGTCGGTACCAGTGTTTGACCCTGGTGTTAGCCATCATGTCGTCAAACGCCTGCAAGCCCTCCATCACTCGGAGGACACCAAACACCGCCTGCCGAAAGACAGTAAGGGTCGGGATGTTTATTACGCGCTTACACTTgaacttttattcttttatttcatgccggtcttattttattttggctgttgtctgttttttttatataaagcactttgaatgtgtgtgttctctcaCCAGGTCCGCCAGGTTGGGTTGATCTCCACCCATGAACTTCCTCTTCTTGCCGATGGCTGTCACCCAGTCGTTGACGGCCTTGTAGAGATCCTGCCTGACGTCGTCCTGCAGGTTGTGTCTGTTGTGTCCAACGAAAAGTAAAAACACTATTTTGACatccaaaataaataatctacAAGTCCTAACTACTAGAAGAAACTTCCAGGAAACATTTCCACAACTGGATCTCTCTCCAGACAACCTCAACTCACTGATAACATATTACTTCAACGTACCGACTTTTCAGCCTTTTGGCGATGACAAACATGGCCGCAGCGCCAACATATTTGGCAAAGAAACCTTCAAAAGTACCAAACTTTCCCTCGCGCACAATGTAGTCAAAGGATGCCAGGGCCTCGCCGGTAGTCCGGTACACGTTGGGAGATATGAGATGCACAAGCCAATCATCGGCCCACTGACGCCACTTCATCTCCTCTCTGAAAACAAATAGAGAGCAAACACAGTATAATTTCCCTTATAATTGCAATAAGACTTTAATGTCATTCATATAAACTTTACTTTTGGGATGGGGACTAACAGTTACATATTTGCAGAATAATTCCAGATCATCTTTTATTAGTGTGCTACACAGACTTACTTCTGCATCCCCTTCTCGGGGTATATTTCCGTGGTCTCAGCCTCACCCAGCATCACCCAGTACTTGTTGTTGTACTCCGTCACCTCCTTCCCACGTTCGTTCACAGACTTCATCTCAGGGTAGCAGTGAAGGATCTCAGACATGCTTCTCTCCCTGGATGGTAAATGGGTCCCATTTAAAAAGGGTCAATGCACCCAAATTACAGAAATATAGTTTATTTTCTCCCTTACCTGTAGtgtagtgttgtgtgtgtgtgtatatatatatataaacgttttgttttgtccgaccaacagtccaaaacccacaGATACTCAGCTGATTATCACCCATGACTGAGAAAAGCATAACcttctcacatttgagaagctatttttttatgtattttaggttcaaagatgaataaaaagatTGGTTCTCAAAAACAGTTGCAGATTGATTTTAACAGTAAAGTCTGTGGATCCAGTATATCTCggatgtttaaaaataaataaataggaaaaaCATTTGGTTAAATTCCTAACAAGGTTTTAATATTGTCAAAACTATATACACCtctgtggtaaaaaaaaaaaaaaaaactggcattGTATACTGGTCACATAAttattgagaagaaaaaaaaatacattttcatatcaAGCAAGAAAAGCTACAACTTACTTGTTAACTAAATATGTCTTGAGGGAGCTGATGATGACAGACGAGTCATTCAGTTGCtgcaacaaaagacaaaaggacaTGGATGtttctttgagaaaataacTGCACATTAATggagaagaaataaataactagTTGGATTtctgaattaaaaacaataactttgtTGTCAGGCTATAAAAAGCTTGAAGCAGCTCTCtggtgttttggtttttaatccAGTTTGAACTACATGTTAACACTGGTTTTGTGTTAGAAAGGCGAGTTCCTTCCTGTGAGTGCGAGGTTACTTAAAGAAATATTCTAACAGTAGAAGTGTCagcaatattaaaataatattcatTTGTAACCTTTATCTGACGTGAAGAGACTCTGTTTTTAGCAGCCTTACCACTTCGCCATCCACCATCAGGATGGGAACTTTTCTGTACACCGACCACTTGATCTCCTTCCTCATCACCGGGTTCACCTCCACGACCTCGTACGGCAGCCCGTGGTAGTCCAGAAACGCTCGCACCTTGCTGCAGAACGGGCAGGTCTTGTACTGATACAGGGTCAACCTCAGACCTCCTCCTGAGACCTGGAACCAGGCAgcgaagaaaaaataaatacatgtagtgACGGAAAAAGGTACAGTATTTGCCTACAGAATTGTTGTGGAGTAGAGGCATAaagtttcatgttttcattgaaATTCTGTAAAGTAatgtacaagtacctcaatATTGTACTTATGTACAGCACTTGAACCACATGGTAACTAGTAAAGCTttcaaataactgtaaatggggtaaaaaaaaaaaaaaaaagatacagtagaGTAGAAcgtttaaaatggaaatactcaaaaaagctagctaactaacttaGATTAGGTGACCCTGTCTGCAGCCATGGCGTTGTGGAGGTTTTCTATTAACATGAACatgtctgttgtggccagcgctctgttctcctccgccatctgctggggcagcagcatcggagccagcgactCAAACAGACGGAACAAagtgatcaggaaggctggctccgtgatcggctgcaaacaggacacgtttgaagctgtggtggagaggaggtcactgaacaNNNNNNNNNNNNNNNNNNNNNNNNNNNNNNNNNNNNNNNNNNNNNNNNNNNNNNNNNNNNNNNNNNNNNNNNNNNNNNNNNNNNNNNNNNNNNNNNNNNNGGAGCAGCTTCtataagaggctccgacagcttccATGCAGCACGGACCGCTACACAAAATCCTTCCTTCCACaggcaataacactttttaacatgtcatccacgggtgctagataagactttttgacaccacactactgcactgtGAAATTGTGCAAGTGAAAaatgcacaattggtttatttacatttagcatacatttcagcatattatttaagtagttgcacatttttgttttcccatcctgtacatattcaaatatttgttcttttattttactcatattatcatttcatgtatattgtgtgtatgtatatttttcctagtatttcatttatattctgtgctttgtgactgattttgctgctgtaacatcgtaatttcccatttttcttgggctcaataaacatctatctatctatctattagaTAAGTAAGTAATTAGATACGAAGTTAGGTAACAATGGAAAACTGCCAATGGAGATTAACGGGACACCGGCTGACCGGAGACCGCGTTATAGGCTCCGCTGAGCGGACTCACCTTGGTCTCCTCCTGGGCCAGGAGCTGCTGGACCCTGAACTTCACTGTGTGATAGAAACCCAAACCTCCACCGAGCAGGACGGCACAGCCCAGCACTCTGCCTCCTACTCCTGTCTGCAGAGAGGACAACAGCTCGGAGCGGTACCCGTTGGTACGGTACGCCCTCCTGGACCCTCGTGAGCTCACATTCCCCACTAAGTAGGAGACGGTACCGGGCCGGCGGGCGGCTGGAGACGTCAATATACTCCTACCGACCTTACAAAGCGTTCTGGTGCAGGCGGCCGCCATGTTGCTTTTACATAAAAGTCCCAGAATGCAACGCGAAGGAGAAAATATACGGTTTTAGGTTGCCCTCAGTTGAGCCTGTCAGgctgtgtgtctttttaaatttgactacTATTCGCTATTTTTCTTtggttaatattttttttgcgTACTAAAttgtgtgatattttttttttattagattgtACTTGAATTATAATCGGAgtgacaataaaattgaatctGAAATCATGATCTTGAATTTACAATGAACCTCTACCTccgttgtcatggagatggcacaatgatgacaaaaaactagcatagacagttaaagaaagagtGGTGGAAAGTGGCTGTACAAGGACTAATTATAAGCAAGAATACTTTTACTGTagtatttccatttcctgttaatttgtaatacattttaaaggaaaacattgtgcttttactttggtgcatttatttgatacatttagttactagttacatttcAGATTCCGAATATTATAACAAAACATtatcaacaaataaaacatgttataatattataaattaaGCTACTCAGCAGTgtataaagtttaaaaaattagctccacctttaccagctgcaacagtAAAGTGAGACGTTCATTAATCTGTCAATAAATATAATCCAAATCAGCCGTTttaaaatagtataaaaaaaacggaataaaaaaacacattttatattcttcattatttattttaattttcttttttttcgaattaaaatgatgtattttcattatttttctttaacttttatgtaaaatatgtattttctatgtattttataactaatgtattattattttcctttatttcttatttaattgAATACTTTTTGCCTAAATTGTTGTATTCATATGAAGAATGTAATATCTTGTTAGTTTTAATAACTAATTAAAAGTATGTACTTTTTCCATTTAAgtttatgtatttagttttaacatccttaaaatatgtatttcttaTTATTCATAATTACACAGTATGTATTTGGGTCATATCATAgattgtattttagtatttatagTGGTTATTAGATTAAAGTGTGCGTCTGTTTCTCCTCCAAGTCGTGTGGTGCGTTCAGGAGCGTCGTTCTTCTGAGATGCTCTTCTCTCTCCGACCgtggcagctgcagcagcagcaggcagcgtCTTGCTTTGGTAAAAGCGGAGATTGAGATTCCCCTCAGCAGCATCCATTTAAGCATCACTGTTACACTGGTCAGAACAGCCACATCTTCCCCGGGACCGACCACTCCTCACTGGGATGTCGTCGTCGAGCTACGGCGCGGATTTAGTCGTGAGAACTGATGATAGAGGAGACTTTTCCGTTGGTTTCTTTTGACTGGAAGGGAGCGGAGCGACGATGGATGAAGGCAGGAGGAGACAAATAAAATTCTGATAATCGCTGAGGTTTTAGCTGGCTAGcacgctaacgttagccaaacCTCAGATGGTCGTCGgttgttttttcctctccccTTTTACTGACCGATTGGGTGTTTTCCTCCGTGAATAAACActccttaattttttttatacgGATGTCGAGACATGCTGGAGCCAATGAGGACATTTCTCTCAAGGATAAAAGCACCGTAGCTGTCTACTAGCCTCCCAGCGTTAGAGCTAGTTAGCTGAAAtccattattattgttttttttcatttctcgTTAATTCCATCTATGTGAAGAACAAGATGCGGCCAGAGGAAGAGTGTGTCTAACGGGGAAGCTGAACTCGCATGTACACAGACTCCATGAAGGTCATGATACCGAGAGAATGATCATGCTGGAAAAACAGGTAAGAAATTGTCTGTGAGGTCACTGGGTTCATATTTAAAATGCACACCTGAGATCATCTGCATTTGGTATTTATGTCATTATTAGAGCTCATTTCACAGCCTGTATCTGATTAAACTGAGGATCTGTGCAGTAGCCTAATCCCTCAGGTGATCAATACATCTTAACATTTCCCATCATAACCTTCCTCCcggcgctctctctctctctctctctctctctctctctctctctctctctctctctctctctgccctgcTTAAGTCaacctctctctcccactgctatttgtttttagaaatgcaCCTATGGAGTTTGGCAttgtagtgctttttatttgtaGGAGTAGCACACATATAACAGTAATATAACTGCATTTTCTTATTGTCTTGTATCAATAAAAGGCTGCAACTGCCAATCATTTCAATTGTTTAGTTCAGTGGTTCCCAAGTGGGGTCTGGGGACCCCCTGGGGTTCCAGACATGGGTTTCATACAccttctgtaataaaacatctaaaagcaaagaTCCTATCAGATGGGGTCCCCTGGGGAGAAATCTTATCAAATGGGGGTCAGTGGCCTGGTCAGTTTAGACATCCTTAACATTAAAACGTTTGGTAAACAACTGGTTTAGTCTATACAATTTCAGGAAACACTGAATAATGTCAATCACAAGTTCTCATAGCCCAAAGTGACAtcttcagtttcattttttataattttattttacataatttataatattataataatatatattttttctcacCAACAGTTCAAAACCCCAATATATTCCATTTACGAtcatataaaacagaaaagtgtCAAAGAAGCTGGAACAAATATGATTTGTTTTGGTCAGTCAATTTCCTATGCATCAGCACTAGTATTTGGCAtttgtgtaaaacaaacaatttaatcCGGAGTTCAAATGTGGGCGTGACAGCAGCACTTTCCAAAAGATAGACCATAAAGGTCAGTTAAATTAGAAATTAATCTGCGCGAGAGAATTAGTGAAATATGAAACGATTAGAGGTAAAATTAGGGATAAGATTAGGGATAAGATTAGGGCTGCGTGTCGCAATTCTTTTATCATTATCTTTGTGCTTTTTACAATCAACCAATAGAAAATTATTTGTCTCAAATAAGTaagaaaatgttggaaaatgtacATCCTCACATTTGTTGGTcagttcattttctgtcaattgatGACATTTTGTGGACTAAGGGATTTATTGACAATTGAAACATTGGTTAGTTACAACCCTAAAGTAAGTATAAGAACAATATAGGCATGCATTGTGGtatcaaataataatacaatagcAAAGATAGGGTTAAGCATCGAGAAACCAATCCTACTTGGAATCGCTTTAAAAACTATGATTCCATTGGAACCGTTTCTTTAATGGAATCGTTTGcaggatttggtttcaaatcgGATCATCGGATCCAAATTTAATATGCATACGTTTTggtttccatagcaaccaggcgcttgttgtgttgcatccatggagcacagtaagcGGTGCTCTAGTGTAGCTTTATTTTGCGTTGAAAAAGCCTTGTAAAACTGCAACCGCCCactgaatcaaaacaaaaccttcTTCTTATTTGGGAAAAAGGAATGTGACCCGTTTCAGCTCCACCTCTCAAAGAACCGGAGTCGATGAGAACCAGAATTGGAATACGAATCGTTAAAATCCGAACGATGGCCAACCCTAAGCAAAGGCCCAAATGAGCGTGAAATAGGGCTCAAACCATTAGTCgattaaatgacagaaaattaattgacattttaattgACATACAGTGTGAGAAGTTGCAGCTTTGTCCATATCGTATCCTTAGGAACTGACTAGCTTTGGGG includes:
- the ptgesl gene encoding prostaglandin E synthase 2 is translated as MAAACTRTLCKVGRSILTSPAARRPGTVSYLVGNVSSRGSRRAYRTNGYRSELLSSLQTGVGGRVLGCAVLLGGGLGFYHTVKFRVQQLLAQEETKVSGGGLRLTLYQYKTCPFCSKVRAFLDYHGLPYEVVEVNPVMRKEIKWSVYRKVPILMVDGEVQLNDSSVIISSLKTYLVNKERSMSEILHCYPEMKSVNERGKEVTEYNNKYWVMLGEAETTEIYPEKGMQKEEMKWRQWADDWLVHLISPNVYRTTGEALASFDYIVREGKFGTFEGFFAKYVGAAAMFVIAKRLKSRHNLQDDVRQDLYKAVNDWVTAIGKKRKFMGGDQPNLADLAVFGVLRVMEGLQAFDDMMANTRVKHWYRRMERASLNHEGRQH